In Alkalispirochaeta americana, the genomic stretch CGGGGAACTTGCGCGCGAGTTTGATGTTCTCTTTCTTCCCGCAGGCTACGTGTTCTCGATCTGGGGGCTCATTTATCTGCTTGCAATCGCGTTTTCGGTGTATCAGGCGCTGCCGCGGCATCGCGACGAGCGCGATCTCGACCGGATCGGCACGGCCTTTTGCATCTCGAACGCGGCGAACGTTCTGTGGCTTGTTTTTTTCCACTATCGCCTGACCGCGCTTTCGCTTGTGGCGATGACTGTGCTTCTCGGCGCGCTGATCTACATTTTCGTGCTCATTTCTCCGGGCGAGACCTTCGGTCCCGGGGCTCGGCTGTGGCTGGTTCATGTGCCGTTCGGCATCTACCTCGGGTGGGTGAGTGTAGCGACGGTGGCCAATGTGACCCAGGTGCTCGAGATAGCGGGCCTGTCGGGGGGTCTCTTCGGCGATGT encodes the following:
- a CDS encoding tryptophan-rich sensory protein, translating into MMLTGRVRQWMCFITLAVVLVVNFLATALSLGGTATGELAREFDVLFLPAGYVFSIWGLIYLLAIAFSVYQALPRHRDERDLDRIGTAFCISNAANVLWLVFFHYRLTALSLVAMTVLLGALIYIFVLISPGETFGPGARLWLVHVPFGIYLGWVSVATVANVTQVLEIAGLSGGLFGDVGWTIVAFAVVVFLSWFMSVRFTNLPHAAVVIWALIGIAVEQSHVEPVALGAIVAAVLVALGFLGVLGLKRPCGPFVV